The nucleotide window CCAATTGGAACATCGGCAGATAGAGAGAAATGAGTATGGCTCCAATCAGGATGCCGACACCGACTATCATGATCGGTTCTATGAGCGAGGTCAAGGTATCAACTGAAGCCGAGACCTCCTCGTCATAGAAGTCGGCCACCTTATAGAGCATGGGGTCGAGCTCCCCGGTCTCCTCGCCGACGGCAATCATCTGGGTGACCATGAGCGGGAATATTGGGCTGTTTGCCAGAGGTTTGGCGATGCCCTGGCCCGCCTTGACGCTCAAGGAGGCCGCCCGAACGTCTCTGGCCACCAGAGCGTTTCCCGAAGTATCCGAGACGACATCGAAGACTGTAAGAAGCGGCACGCCGCTAGCCAGAAGGGTTGCCATGGTGCGGGCAAAGCGGGAGATGGCCACCTTCTTTGAGAGCTCGCCAAAGACGGGCAGTTTCAGCTTTACGGTATCTATGAGCAGTATGCCCCTCTCCGTCGCCGCAAAAGCCTTAATACCGTAATAGACGGCGACAAAACCTAGAATAAATATATACCAGTAACTGCGCAAGGCGTTGCTTGTGCCGATTATTATTCTGGTAGGAAGAGGAAGCTTAGCATTCATGTCTTCGAACATCTTGACGAAGATGGGAACGACAAAGAGCATCATGGCTATGAGTATAAGCAGAGCAAAGGCCGAAACGGCCAAGGGATAGGCCATGGCCGACCTTATCTTGTGGCGAAGACCGGCTTCCCGCTCATAGTGATCGGCAAGCCTTGCCATTATCTCATCCAAGAAGCCGCCCTCTTCGCCAGCCTTGACCATGCTGATGAAGATGTTCTTGAATATCTTGGGGTGCTTGGCCAGAGCCGAGGAGAGTGAGGTTCCAGCCTCGACATCCTTCATGACTTTGGCAATCACCTCGGCAAAACTCCTGTTTCTGGTCTGCTGGGTCAGTATCGAAAGGGCTCTGACCAGGGTCAACCCCGAGCTCATCATGGCCGAGAATTGGCGTGAAAATATCTTAAGGTCGCCCAGCTTTACCTTTCTTGAGCGGGTGAAGGCCTTGCCGACATCGGGCGACTCAACCCTTTCATCTACGGCCAAGACGATGTAGCCCATCTCTTTCAAGCGGCTGGCAACCAGGGTGCGGCTGTCACCCTCCAGATTGCCGGTTATGAGAGAACCTCCCGCATCTTTAACTTTGTAGTCGAATATCGGCGGCATAATAAATTCGCCTCCTTGTTATGAACCGGTTAGGATCCTCTTCAGCTCGGCCGGGAATATGGCCCTGGTCAAGGCGACGTCTAAATCTATCTTGCCCTGCTGGTAGAGCTTGGCCAAGCTCTGATCCATAGTCATCATGCCATATTGGGCGCCCGTCTGCATCAGGCTGTATATCTGGTGAATCTTCTCGTTTCTGATCATATTTAGGATGCCTGGGGTGGGCAGAAGAAGCTCGACCACCACAACCCTGCCCTTTCCGTCCTTAGTCGGCAGGAGCTGTTGGGCTATGATGCCTTGGAGGCAGCCGGAGAGCTGCACCCTTATTTGTTCCTGCTGCTCAGCCGGAAAGACGTCTATTATACGGTTGATGCTCTGAGCGGCGTCTTGGGTGTGGAGAGTGGCAAAGACCAAGTGGCCGGTCTCGGCGGCCGTTAGGGCTATCTTTATCGTCTCTAAATCTCTCATCTCACCGATCAGAATGACGTCTGGGTCTTGGCGAAGGACGTGCTTTAAAGCGTTGGCAAAAGATTTGGTATCTGAGCCGACCTCTCTCTGGTTGACCATGCACCTCTTGTGTTGGTGCAAGAATTCTATGGGGTCTTCTACCGTCATAATATGATCTGTCCGGGTGTCGTTGATGATATTGATGAGTGAGGTCAAGGTGGTCGTCTTGCCGCTTCCGGTCGGCCCGGTAACCAGTATGAAACCTTTTCGCCTCTTGGCAAGCTCGGCCAAGTGGGCGGGAAGACCAAGCTGCTCTAAGGTCAACGCCTCATGGGAGATCATCCTGAAGGCCGCGCCCAAGCTGTCCCGTTGATAGTAGGCATTTACCCTAAAGCGGGCCTTGCCCGGAATTCCGTGGGAGAAATCGAGCTCCCATTGGGATTCCAAGATCATCCTCTGTTTGTCGGTGATGATGCCATAGATCATCTCCTTGATGGCATCCGGAGTCAACTTCCCGCTCCCCTCTAGGGGCGTCAAATTGCCGTTTATCCGGGTGGCCGGAGGAAATCCGGCGCTTAAATGGAGATCGGAAGCATTGGTTTCAATAAGTTTTACAAGCAATGAAGTCAGTTGGTCCGCTATTTCTTATCACCCCTTCAAATTCAAATAAAATTATATTATAACCCTCATTACCTCTTCTATCGAGGTTAAGCCCAGCTTCACCTTCTCGAGGCCATCCTCCTTTAAGGTCATCATGCCTTCGCTTACGGCCACCTTCTTTATCTCTTCGGAGCTTGTCCTCATCACGGCGAGCCTTTGGACCTCCTCGCTCATGATCATGAACTCAAAAAGACCGATGCGCCCCCTATAACCCATGTTGTTGCACTTGTTGCAACCGATAGCCTTATATGCCTTGAGCTTGGTCTTGGCCGAAAGCCCAAAGTATTTTTTGAGCTTGCTGTCGACCGTATACTCCTTTTTGCAGGCATCGCAGAGACGGCGGGTCAAACGCTGGGCGAGGACGCTGTCCAGAGCCGATGTTATAAGAAAGGGCTCGATGCCCATCTCGATTAGGCGGGTGACAGCCGAGGGGGCATCGTTGGTGTGCAGGGTGGATAAGACCAGGTGGCCGGTGAGGGCCGATTCGGTGCTTATCAGAGCCGTCTCGCGATCGCGGATCTCGCCGACCATAATAATGTCGGGGTCGGCTCGAAGGATGGAGCGCAGACCGCTTGCGAAGGTCAAGCCCGCTTTGACGTTGATCTGCATCTGATTTATCCGGTTGAAACGGTATTCTACCGGATCCTCGATGGTCACGATGTTCTTTTCAGGCGTGTTTAAGATGTTCAAGACGGCATAAAGGGTGGTCGATTTACCAGAGCCGGTTGGACCTGTAACCAGGATCTCGCCGTATGGTTTGGAGAATGACTGGGTGAATTTGGCGAGAGTATCTGGAAGGAAACCGAGGTCGGGCAGGGTTATGACGTTGCCTTCCTTTCGCAAGATCCTAAGGATCATGTTTTCACCGAAGGCCGATGGGATGGTTACGGCCCTAAAATCTACTTTGGCGTCGCCGACCGTAAGTTCAAAGCGGCCGTCCTGCGGCTTTCTCGTCTCGGCGATGTCCATGGAAGACATAATCTTTAGGCGTGAAATGAGAGCCGATTGAAGATTTTTGGGCGAGCGCATCGTCTCGACCATTATGCCATCTATGCGCGTCCTTGTCCTAAGATCGTCCTCCATCGGCTCGAAGTGGACGTCGCTCGCCCCATCATTTACCGCCTGATTCAAGACGAGGTTTATCAGTTTTACGACCGGAGCCTCTTTGGCGATCTCTTTGAGTTCGCTTAAGGCCGCGCCCTTATCCTTATCCTCCTCTTCGGCGCCGAACTTGCCCAAGTGATAATACTTGCTTATGGCCGAGAAGAGGTCTTGCTCCCTAACCAATATGGTCTTTATATTGTAGCCGGTAAGTATCCTGATATCATCTAAGGCAAATACATTATCCGCATCCGAAACGGCGACAACCAGCCCGCCGGTGCCATCAAAGGCTACGGGCAGAGCCATGTACTTCCTGGCCATGTCTTCACCGATGGTCATGGCTGCTGCGGTATCGACCTTAAAATCGCTAAGGTCCACCAAGGCTTCGCCGTTTTCATCCAAAGAACCTCTTGGGGCGCTCCTTCTTTCCAAAAGGCCCCTCTCGACCATGACTATTTCTAGACCCACGCCTCGCTCCAGGCTCTCCGCTCTTATCTCCTTGGCCTCATCTTCACCGATAACGTTCTGGAAGACGAGAGAATCAAGAAAGGTATCTTCTTGAGCCATCAGACCACCACCCTCATCATCTCTTCAAGCGAGGTCAGACCCTTTGTGACCTTCTCCAGACCATCATCTCTTAGGGTCATCATGCCCTCTTCTATGGCCACCCGTTTTATGTCATCTGAGTTTGCCCGCTCGATGGCCATCTTGGCTATGGTTTCACTCACTACCATGAGTTCAAAGAGCCCAATCCTGCCCCGATAGCCCGTCTTATTGCACTCGGCGCAACCCTTGGCTTTGTAGAATTTGAACTTCTTTTTAGGGGGCAGACCGAAAGAGGATCGAATTTCGCTGGAAGGATTGTATCCCACCTTGCACTCGTCGCAGAGCCTTCTTGCCAGCCTCTGGGCGAGGACCGCATTCAAGACCGAAGATATCAGAAAGGGCTCAATCTCCATCTCGATAAGGCGGGTAACGGCGGAGGAGGCATCGTTAGTATGCAGGGTGGAAAGGACCAAGTGACCGGTCAGCGCCGCCTCGGTGCATATCATGGCCGTCTCGCGGT belongs to Actinomycetota bacterium and includes:
- a CDS encoding type II secretion system F family protein, producing the protein MPPIFDYKVKDAGGSLITGNLEGDSRTLVASRLKEMGYIVLAVDERVESPDVGKAFTRSRKVKLGDLKIFSRQFSAMMSSGLTLVRALSILTQQTRNRSFAEVIAKVMKDVEAGTSLSSALAKHPKIFKNIFISMVKAGEEGGFLDEIMARLADHYEREAGLRHKIRSAMAYPLAVSAFALLILIAMMLFVVPIFVKMFEDMNAKLPLPTRIIIGTSNALRSYWYIFILGFVAVYYGIKAFAATERGILLIDTVKLKLPVFGELSKKVAISRFARTMATLLASGVPLLTVFDVVSDTSGNALVARDVRAASLSVKAGQGIAKPLANSPIFPLMVTQMIAVGEETGELDPMLYKVADFYDEEVSASVDTLTSLIEPIMIVGVGILIGAILISLYLPMFQLVLLVGQG
- a CDS encoding type IV pilus twitching motility protein PilT encodes the protein MLVKLIETNASDLHLSAGFPPATRINGNLTPLEGSGKLTPDAIKEMIYGIITDKQRMILESQWELDFSHGIPGKARFRVNAYYQRDSLGAAFRMISHEALTLEQLGLPAHLAELAKRRKGFILVTGPTGSGKTTTLTSLINIINDTRTDHIMTVEDPIEFLHQHKRCMVNQREVGSDTKSFANALKHVLRQDPDVILIGEMRDLETIKIALTAAETGHLVFATLHTQDAAQSINRIIDVFPAEQQEQIRVQLSGCLQGIIAQQLLPTKDGKGRVVVVELLLPTPGILNMIRNEKIHQIYSLMQTGAQYGMMTMDQSLAKLYQQGKIDLDVALTRAIFPAELKRILTGS
- a CDS encoding ATPase, T2SS/T4P/T4SS family, with product MAQEDTFLDSLVFQNVIGEDEAKEIRAESLERGVGLEIVMVERGLLERRSAPRGSLDENGEALVDLSDFKVDTAAAMTIGEDMARKYMALPVAFDGTGGLVVAVSDADNVFALDDIRILTGYNIKTILVREQDLFSAISKYYHLGKFGAEEEDKDKGAALSELKEIAKEAPVVKLINLVLNQAVNDGASDVHFEPMEDDLRTRTRIDGIMVETMRSPKNLQSALISRLKIMSSMDIAETRKPQDGRFELTVGDAKVDFRAVTIPSAFGENMILRILRKEGNVITLPDLGFLPDTLAKFTQSFSKPYGEILVTGPTGSGKSTTLYAVLNILNTPEKNIVTIEDPVEYRFNRINQMQINVKAGLTFASGLRSILRADPDIIMVGEIRDRETALISTESALTGHLVLSTLHTNDAPSAVTRLIEMGIEPFLITSALDSVLAQRLTRRLCDACKKEYTVDSKLKKYFGLSAKTKLKAYKAIGCNKCNNMGYRGRIGLFEFMIMSEEVQRLAVMRTSSEEIKKVAVSEGMMTLKEDGLEKVKLGLTSIEEVMRVII